In a genomic window of Candidatus Poribacteria bacterium:
- a CDS encoding JAB domain-containing protein gives MDNEYKLRIKDLPESERPRERLHKYGPEILKDSELLAIILKSGFKGTTAVQLGEQILTALGGDLKRMADYKSKQFEKIKGVGEAKAAQIVAALELGKRLARFHAERDKITSPSDVADLMMSKMRYLQKEIVCVLCLDTKGGVTTKGIAGDLDSDLTWGKKLSEATVFEGTLNASVFHPREIFRFAIEESANSIVLVHNHPSGDPQPSQEDIRATKQLIEAGNQIGIKVLDHVVIGDGIFVSLKEEGFI, from the coding sequence ATGGATAACGAATACAAATTACGAATCAAGGACCTGCCCGAAAGTGAACGCCCGCGAGAAAGACTTCATAAGTACGGACCAGAGATTCTGAAAGACTCAGAGTTATTAGCCATTATTCTCAAGAGTGGCTTCAAAGGAACAACTGCCGTTCAACTCGGCGAACAGATCCTTACAGCACTTGGCGGTGATCTCAAACGGATGGCTGATTACAAATCCAAGCAATTTGAAAAGATCAAAGGTGTCGGCGAAGCGAAAGCAGCACAGATCGTCGCAGCACTTGAACTCGGAAAACGACTCGCACGCTTCCATGCCGAGCGAGATAAGATTACCTCACCGAGCGATGTCGCCGACTTGATGATGTCTAAAATGCGATACCTACAAAAAGAAATCGTTTGCGTCTTATGTCTCGATACTAAAGGCGGCGTAACCACAAAGGGGATCGCAGGCGATCTTGATAGTGACTTGACTTGGGGCAAAAAACTATCGGAAGCAACAGTTTTTGAAGGCACACTCAACGCCAGCGTTTTTCACCCACGCGAAATTTTTCGATTCGCAATTGAGGAATCCGCGAACTCAATCGTCCTTGTCCATAATCATCCATCTGGCGACCCGCAACCGAGTCAGGAAGACATTCGGGCAACCAAACAATTGATTGAGGCTGGCAACCAAATCGGGATTAAAGTATTAGATCATGTCGTCATTGGGGACGGGATCTTTGTGAGTCTAAAGGAAGAGGGATTCATTTGA
- the rlmB gene encoding 23S rRNA (guanosine(2251)-2'-O)-methyltransferase RlmB: MPEYIVGRNPVIERLQRESQDVEKICIVEGNTHSRIHQIVTMAERAGIPIKRCTRRELDRLEPSVPHQGVIAFVSTPHYSDLSSILAKVQHGARDALLIMLDGVQDPRNFGAILRTADAANADAVIIPKNRAVGITAAVHKASAGASAYIPIVKVTNLARTIDTLKKAGIWVAGATGDTSLLYTDADFNVPLCLVLGGEGTGIRRLAKEKCDYLVHLPMLGKIASLNVSVAAGVLLYEVLRQRDAK; the protein is encoded by the coding sequence ATGCCTGAATATATCGTTGGCAGAAACCCAGTCATAGAACGCCTACAGCGTGAGTCTCAAGATGTGGAAAAAATCTGTATCGTCGAAGGAAACACGCACTCGCGCATCCACCAAATTGTCACAATGGCGGAACGGGCAGGCATCCCCATAAAACGCTGTACACGCCGCGAATTAGATAGGCTTGAACCCTCTGTGCCGCATCAAGGTGTTATTGCTTTTGTGAGTACCCCACATTATAGTGATCTGTCATCAATACTCGCGAAGGTGCAACATGGGGCGCGCGATGCGCTGTTGATTATGTTAGACGGGGTTCAGGATCCGAGGAATTTTGGGGCGATCCTCCGAACTGCCGATGCTGCGAATGCCGACGCTGTCATCATTCCGAAGAACCGTGCTGTCGGTATCACAGCCGCTGTTCACAAGGCATCAGCAGGTGCTTCTGCCTATATCCCTATTGTCAAAGTAACGAACCTCGCGCGCACCATAGACACGCTTAAAAAAGCAGGCATCTGGGTTGCAGGTGCTACTGGGGATACGTCATTGCTATACACCGATGCAGATTTTAATGTACCCTTATGTCTCGTGTTGGGCGGCGAGGGGACAGGCATCCGACGGCTTGCCAAGGAGAAGTGTGACTATCTCGTGCATCTACCGATGTTAGGAAAAATTGCATCGCTCAACGTTTCAGTTGCAGCCGGTGTTCTGCTATATGAAGTGCTTCGGCAACGTGATGCAAAGTGA
- the iolD gene encoding 3D-(3,5/4)-trihydroxycyclohexane-1,2-dione acylhydrolase (decyclizing), whose product MSTRKLTMGQAIVQFLEQQYVERDGNENQFFAGMFGIFGHGNVAGIGQALHQYADTFRFYQTRNEQSMVHTAAAFTKMNNRLRAFACTSSIGPGATNMITGAAGATINRLPVLLLPGDIFSTRLVAPVLQQLESPSSQDYSVNDCFKPISRYWDRINRPEQIITALPEAMRVLTSQAETGTVTLSLPQDVQAEAYDYPAQLFEKRVYTISRPRADEGLLRRAAAWIRESKRPLIIAGGGVIYSEATTQLAQFVEQTGIPVGETFAGKGSLPYNHPQNLGAIGATGTPGANITAREADLVIAIGTRLSDFTTASKTAFQNPNVRFININVAEFDAYKHAALPLVADARVTLAELATAVGDYHVAADYSAQIEKYRAEWEEEVDRLYHLSHGPLPSQSEVIGVVNEFSRPEDVIVCAAGSLPGDLHKLWRTRDPKQYHLEYGYSCMGYEIAGGLGIKMADPSRDVYVMVGDGSYLMLAQEIITSIQEGYKLIVVLVNNEGHSSIGGLSRATGAQGFATRFRYRDEDSGELSGDFLPVDLAANAASLGAKVIEATTLQSLKAALHEAREAAHTTVVKIDVDYYEQVPRYESWWDVPIAEVSEVDSAQEAYEAYESDKQKERYFL is encoded by the coding sequence ATGAGCACACGAAAACTCACGATGGGACAAGCCATCGTTCAATTTCTTGAACAACAATACGTTGAAAGAGACGGGAACGAAAACCAGTTCTTCGCTGGGATGTTCGGTATCTTTGGGCATGGCAATGTTGCCGGGATTGGGCAAGCGTTGCACCAGTACGCTGATACCTTTCGTTTCTATCAAACCCGGAATGAACAGTCAATGGTGCATACCGCTGCTGCATTTACCAAGATGAATAACCGTTTGCGCGCCTTTGCTTGCACATCCTCTATCGGGCCGGGCGCGACGAATATGATTACAGGTGCAGCGGGCGCGACAATTAACCGATTACCTGTGCTCTTGTTACCGGGGGACATCTTTTCGACCCGTTTAGTCGCCCCAGTTTTACAGCAGCTGGAGTCCCCGAGTTCACAAGATTACTCGGTGAACGATTGTTTCAAACCGATTTCACGCTATTGGGACCGCATTAACCGCCCAGAACAGATCATCACAGCGTTACCAGAGGCGATGCGGGTGCTAACATCTCAGGCGGAAACAGGTACCGTAACGCTATCACTCCCGCAAGATGTTCAAGCCGAGGCGTACGATTACCCTGCCCAGCTCTTTGAGAAGCGCGTCTATACCATCTCTCGTCCGCGTGCAGACGAAGGGCTGTTGCGTCGAGCAGCGGCATGGATTCGCGAGAGTAAACGCCCCTTAATTATCGCCGGTGGTGGTGTGATCTATAGCGAAGCCACAACGCAACTCGCGCAATTTGTAGAGCAGACAGGTATCCCGGTTGGCGAAACCTTCGCAGGTAAAGGGTCATTACCGTATAATCATCCACAGAATCTCGGCGCAATAGGCGCGACCGGTACACCGGGTGCGAATATCACCGCACGAGAGGCAGACTTGGTTATTGCCATTGGCACGCGCTTAAGTGATTTTACGACTGCTTCCAAAACGGCTTTCCAGAACCCGAATGTCCGTTTTATCAATATCAATGTCGCTGAATTTGATGCCTATAAGCATGCTGCGCTACCTCTCGTTGCGGACGCACGTGTCACGCTTGCCGAACTCGCTACTGCCGTAGGAGACTATCACGTTGCTGCAGACTACAGCGCGCAAATTGAGAAATATCGTGCCGAGTGGGAGGAAGAGGTAGATCGGCTTTATCATCTCAGTCACGGTCCCTTGCCGAGCCAAAGCGAAGTGATTGGTGTGGTGAATGAGTTCTCTCGTCCTGAAGATGTCATAGTTTGTGCTGCGGGCAGCTTGCCGGGTGATCTGCATAAATTATGGCGGACCCGCGATCCAAAACAGTACCATTTGGAATACGGGTACTCGTGTATGGGATATGAAATTGCCGGTGGGTTGGGCATCAAAATGGCAGATCCGAGTCGTGATGTCTATGTTATGGTAGGTGATGGTTCATACCTGATGTTAGCACAGGAAATTATCACATCCATTCAGGAAGGCTATAAACTGATTGTTGTGCTTGTTAATAATGAAGGGCATAGTAGCATCGGTGGGTTATCTCGTGCGACGGGTGCACAGGGGTTTGCCACCCGTTTCCGCTACCGTGACGAAGATAGTGGCGAACTTTCCGGTGATTTTTTACCGGTGGATCTTGCCGCGAATGCCGCGAGCCTCGGTGCCAAGGTAATTGAAGCGACGACTTTGCAGAGTCTCAAAGCTGCTTTACATGAAGCACGCGAAGCAGCACACACAACTGTTGTGAAGATTGATGTGGATTACTACGAGCAGGTCCCGCGCTACGAATCTTGGTGGGATGTGCCTATCGCCGAAGTCTCCGAAGTAGATTCAGCACAAGAAGCGTACGAAGCGTACGAATCGGATAAGCAGAAGGAACGTTATTTCCTTTAG
- the iolC gene encoding 5-dehydro-2-deoxygluconokinase, whose product MKPYDLLTIGRSSLDLYANDIGAAFPDIKSFGAFVGGCPTNISVGVQRLGLQAALLTAIGEDPVGEFLLKFLKNEGVETEFIPHKPDHRTSAVVLGIEPPDRFPLIYYRDNCADIELTIDDVLAAPIAESRAVLISGTGLSKEPSRSATLYAAEQAQSVGNQVFLDLDFRADQWHDPRAFGVVVRSALRYIDIAIGTEEEIKAATLTDLSQLTIEHSQISNPTIEGDMAVAIETLLRAGPDALIVKRGIKGADVHLMSGEVIHAAPFPVEVYNTLGAGDAFASGFIYGNLSGWSWEKSARLGNATGAIVVTRHGCANFMPTMPEVDEFVKARGGW is encoded by the coding sequence ATGAAACCATACGACCTCCTCACAATTGGACGGAGTTCTTTAGATCTCTACGCGAATGACATCGGTGCGGCATTTCCAGACATTAAAAGTTTCGGTGCCTTCGTCGGCGGGTGTCCGACCAACATCAGCGTCGGTGTTCAGCGACTTGGGCTTCAGGCTGCGCTATTGACAGCTATCGGTGAAGATCCGGTTGGCGAGTTCCTGCTCAAGTTTTTGAAGAATGAAGGCGTTGAAACCGAGTTTATTCCGCATAAGCCTGATCACCGAACGAGTGCCGTGGTACTTGGTATCGAACCCCCTGATCGGTTCCCTCTGATTTACTACCGTGATAACTGTGCGGATATTGAACTCACTATTGACGATGTTCTCGCTGCGCCAATCGCTGAAAGTCGGGCAGTGTTGATATCCGGTACGGGTTTGAGCAAAGAACCGAGTCGTAGTGCGACGCTTTATGCTGCAGAGCAGGCACAATCCGTTGGTAACCAAGTCTTTTTGGATCTCGATTTTCGGGCAGATCAGTGGCATGATCCGAGAGCATTTGGCGTTGTTGTTCGATCTGCGTTGCGTTATATTGATATTGCTATCGGCACAGAAGAGGAGATCAAAGCCGCTACGCTTACTGACCTTTCGCAACTCACAATTGAGCACTCCCAAATTTCCAACCCTACAATTGAAGGCGATATGGCGGTTGCGATTGAAACGCTTTTGCGTGCGGGGCCAGATGCGCTCATAGTGAAACGTGGTATTAAAGGTGCAGATGTTCATCTGATGAGTGGTGAAGTCATTCACGCGGCACCATTTCCTGTTGAAGTTTACAATACCCTCGGTGCGGGGGATGCCTTCGCGAGCGGTTTCATTTACGGTAACCTCAGCGGCTGGAGTTGGGAGAAGTCAGCGCGTCTTGGCAATGCAACTGGCGCGATTGTCGTAACACGGCACGGCTGCGCGAACTTTATGCCAACAATGCCCGAAGTTGATGAATTTGTCAAGGCGCGCGGTGGATGGTAA